Proteins from a genomic interval of Acinonyx jubatus isolate Ajub_Pintada_27869175 chromosome B4, VMU_Ajub_asm_v1.0, whole genome shotgun sequence:
- the SLC38A4 gene encoding sodium-coupled neutral amino acid transporter 4, which translates to MDPMELRNVNIEPDDESISGESVQDGYTGMGNLEKAAMSSQFTNEDAESQKFLTNGFLGEKKLADYDDEHHPGTTSFGMSSFNLSNAIMGSGILGLSYAMANTGIILFIIMLLAVAILSLYSVHLLLKTAKEGGSLIYEKLGEKAFGWPGKIGAFVSITMQNIGAMSSYLFIIKYELPEVIRAFMGLEENTGEWYLNGNYLVIFVSVGIILPLSLLKNLGYLGYTSGFSLTCMVFFVSVVIYKKFQIPCPLPVLDHNVGNLTFNNTLPVHMVILPNNSEINGVNFMMDYTHQNPAGLDENQAKGSLHGSGVEYEAHSDDKCQPKYFVFNSRTAYAIPILAFAFVCHPEVLPIYSELKDRSRRKMQTVSNISITGMLIMYLLAALFGYLTFYGEVEDELLHAYSKVYTFDTPLLMVRLAVLVAVTLTVPIVLFPIRTSVTTLLFPKRPFSWIRHFLIAAILLALNNVLVILVPTIKYIFGFIGASSATMLIFILPAVFYLKLVKKEPLRSPQKVGALIFLVVGIIFMIGSMALIIIDWIYNPPNSKHH; encoded by the exons ATGGATCCCATGGAACTGAGAAATGTCAACATCGAACCTGATGATGAGAGCATCAGTGGAGAAAGTGTTCAAGATGGCTACACTGGGATGGGAAATTTAGAAAAGGCAGCAATGAGCAG TCAATTTACTAACGAAGATGCTGAAAGTCAGAAATTCCTGACAAATGGATTTTTGGGGGAAAAGAAGCTGGCAGATTACGATGATGAACAT CATCCTGGAACCACCTCCTTTGGAATGTCTTCATTCAACCTGAGTAATGCTATCATGGGAAGTGGGATCTTGGGCCTTTCCTACGCCATGGCCAACACGGGGATCATACTTTTTAT AATCATGCTGCTTGCGGTAGCAATATTATCCCTGTACTCAGTTCACCTTTTATTAAAGACCGCCAAGGAAGGAG ggTCTTTAATTTATGAAAAACTAGGGGAAAAGGCATTTGGATGGCCTGGGAAAATCGGAGCTTTTGTTTCCATTACAATGCAGAACATTGGAG CAATGTCAAGCTACCTCTTTATCATTAAATATGAGCTACCTGAAGTAATCAGAGCATTCATGGGACTTGAAGAAAATACTGG AGAATGGTACCTCAATGGCAACTACCTCGTCATATTTGTGTCTGTTGGAATCattcttccactttctcttcttaaaaatttag GTTACCTTGGTTACACCAGTGGATTTTCTCTTACCTGCATGGTGTTTTTTGTCAGTGTG GTGATTTACAAGAAATTCCAAATACCCTGCCCTCTGCCTGTTCTGGATCACAATGTTGGAAATCTGACATTCAACAATACACTTCCAGTGCACATGGTAATATTACCTAACAACTCTGAGATTAATGGCGTGAACTTCATGATGGATTACACCCACCAAAATCCTGCAGGGCTAGATGAGAACCAGGCCAAGGGCTCTCTTCATGGCAGTGGAGTAGAGTATGAAGCACACAGTGATGACAAGTGTCAACCCAAATACTTTGTGTTCAACTCCCGG acGGCCTACGCAATTCCCATCCTAGCATTTGCTTTTGTGTGCCACCCTGAGGTCCTTCCCATATACAGTGAACTTAAAGA tcgGTCCCGGAGGAAGATGCAAACAGTGTCAAATATTTCCATCACGGGAATGCTCATCATGTACCTGCTTGCTGCCCTCTTTGGTTACCTAACCTTCTATG GAGAAGTTGAAGACGAATTACTTCATGCTTATAGCAAAGTATATACATTTGACACCCCTCTCCTCATGGTACGCCTGGCAGTCCTTGTGGCAGTGACACTAACTGTGCCCATTGTCCTGTTCCCA ATTCGTACATCAGTGACCACACTCTTATTTCCCAAAAGACCCTTCAGTTGGATAAGACATTTCTTGATTGCAGCCATACTTCTTGCACTTAATAATGTTCTGGTCATCCTTGTACCcactataaaatatatctttggATTCATAG GGGCTTCTTCTGCCACTATGCTGATCTTCATACTTCCAGCAGTGTTTTACCTTAAACTTGTCAAGAAAGAACCTCTTAGGTCACCACAAAAGGTTGGG GCTTTAATTTTCCTTGTGGTTGGAATCATCTTCATGATTGGAAGCATGGCACTCATTATAATTGACTGGATTTACAACCCTCCAAATTCTAAGCATCACTAA